Genomic window (Ananas comosus cultivar F153 linkage group 16, ASM154086v1, whole genome shotgun sequence):
CTACCTTCCAAATTGTTTTATGCAAGTCCTGTTGTAGTAATATTCTTGAATTTGTTTTTGTTCTTCATACTATATTCTATCGGCTTCATCTCAAAATGTCTAGATCACCTAACCAGCTTGTAGAATCCTATCTACTAGTTTATTCGAAATATAACTCCATTGAATATTGGGAAGGAAATTTGCCTTTATTAATTGATGATGATGTGAGCTGCCTAGAAGTTTACCGCCTTCTGTCAAAAAGGGGGTTGTGAAGGCTTTAAATCAAGAGGTTTTCATGCTTCTATTGTAAATCGTCAAGATTATTCTAGATAGTTACTAGATTGATGTTGTTATTTAACGGGTGAATTAGTATTTTCCTTAGAATCAGAAGTATACTGGACTTTTGTAGACTGGTTTCCCACTCATCAATTTCTGTTATTTCTTCCAAGTTGTCATTAGGTTCCCCTGTAATTGTAGAAGCACAAGATTCGAGCTAATATTGTTGCTTATTATTCTTATTCCAGAAATTTGTCTTTTGTTATCCTAGCAAATAATGCAAGATTGAGACTTATGCGGTTGAGTGAGACAGCTGAGAATCTAAAGAGAAGAGCTGCCATGAGCGTCCTAGCTGGTAAAGAAGGTGATGCGAGGGAGCTACTTGTACAAAAGAAGAAGTTGATGCAAGCCTTGGAAAAATCAAAAAGCCGCATCGAGGTGCTTGATAAACTTTCGGCAAAAATTAATGAGGTAAAACTTGGATTATATTttcagtaaaaaaattatgagttacTTTATATTTGTGTCAAATCGCAGAGAAATATATACCTGTATGAATGTTATCATAGTATCGACCACTCGTGGTAAATTGATCGATTACACCTTTTGCTGTTCTCGATTGTGCTCTTGTTGTTcatattttgttagattttCGTTGTTGCTTTTGCTTAAGAATTTACATAAGATCGAAGAGAAATATTTCAAGAGAATTCTGGGgcttatttatgatattttaaccCCAGCTCACGGGAACATCATTCATCTGCTACAGAGGCTTATCATTTCACCGCATATACTTTCCGAACCTTCCAGAACAAAGGCGCCAAAAACCCGTCTTTATATCTCCGATATTTGTTACTTGGAAAAAAAATGCTGCAACGTGTTGGCTTCTCGTGTTAGTGAGACTAATTGTTCTTGTTCTCTTTTACTTTAACAATCTAAAGTTATCCACTGAATGAaatcctatttttattttatgggaTCCTTGTTTGGGTACCCCTTCCTATTCTAATTGTGACTTGTGCAAAACCACCTCTCAGTTATATTCACGAACTGGTGAAATTAGCTTTTgataaaagaaatcaaaatcatCTCATAATGTGTTGGAATGTCAAAATGTTTTGAGATTCAACATTTTTCTAGTCATtccaatattataaatttaacttCCTTTAAGAGATTTTGCAAGGACCAAAACTGAACTGAATTCTTCTGTCTTTGCGTTTAACCTATTATTGccttttttttatgttctttgAGAACGAACCCATACCCATATTCCAGATCCCTAGCAATGTCATATCTTGGTTAAAAATTACCTGGTTTCAGGCAATTTCTCTGAAAGAAAGCAAGTTGATAGAACATGTCGCCATGCAACGTGAAATCACTCAGAAAGATTCCAGTCATCAGATTCGATACGCCCCCACTAAGTCTCATGTTGGTGAAGTTGCAGACAAAGCAAAGGATTCTCTGGCTGCTATCCTGCAATCAGCTGAAAATTACTCTGTTGAAGTGAGAAGTCATAGCGCAAATATTGCTGCCAACTTTGAGAAACAGGATTTTGATGCTTCTGAAAACTCCACAGATTCTGATATTGATAATGTGGTCGGCAGTTTAACCGGCCTATCGTCATATAGGGATTTGCTTGAACAAATTGACACGCAACTACATGTAGTGGTATCCAATATAGAAGAGTTCATGAGTACCGAATTATCAATACAAAGTGATCAGAATCAGATGAAAGACCAACTGCAGAAATTATCAGAAATTTTAAACAATGTACTCTGCATCAGAGGAAGGTTAGTCTTGACTAatatttccttttgtttttgctGTTAACAATGCAGGTAGGAGTTGAAAGCCAAAACTCAAATATCTTTGCAATTTGAGTGTCActtcatattaaattaaatttgtgatGGTGAAGTCGAAAGACTTTTGTCTGCCTGATGTCATACTAATAGCATGAGAGAGGCCAATATGTGACAAACTAATGTAGAACCAGAATATACTtggatattttgaaattaaattcttaaATATTTCAGGATTGCAACCATCATGCAGACACTAACAGATAGCAGCTGAACCTCAAATTGTGCGAGCGGACAGGCGCGTAATGATATTAATGGGTATGTGTAAAATTCTCCCTGAATCTTCTAAATTATTTGTTGTTTTCTTGTTCTTCGAAAATATAAATGAATGGTAATGAGACTTGAAAAGTATAACATAAATTTGCAAATGTCGTAAACAATGCATTAACTCTTATACATGTCATGTAGCATGATGAAGGAAATGATCTATTGAGTTGTGTACAGGTTTAACATTTCGTCATATTAATAGCAAGGCAATTATCCCCTAGAGCACTTGAAGAGCAAAACAAACCAAACTCTTTGACAGGGATAATTAATTCAGCTATTGCCTCTACTTAGTAACACATTGTTTAGGCAAAACCAAATACTTTCTTCTATTGCGAAGGTATAGGTTGAGTCACAGGAAAATTCTAGTCCGCATTGTATTATTTGATGTGGAATGAAGATTTAGaataactaaaatttgaacAATTTCTTGGAAAAGATTCAAATTCATCATGAAAAGCAGATAGATAATGATTTAATTAGATGCAGCTCCATACTAATCCTAATTTTTGTGTAATACtgtattcttttatatttacttgtataatcaagaaaggaaaacttcaaataccacccctgtggtttcgcactttttcactttagtaccctgtggtttaaaatgcatcaatttagtactctgtggtttcatttttctctttttgtcggctcctttgttaatattttgttaaattatatataaaaaacttcagataccctacctaggtttatcgaatattcactttactaccttttagttttaactttatcactgatttttttttcctccgttaatatttcattaaattatatacaaaaaactttagataacctacctaggtttatcgaatattcactttactaccctttagttttaactttgtcactgatttaacggaAAAAAATTAGCGagatggataataaaaagagaaaaatgaaaccacagggtactaacttgatacactttaaagcacAGGGTACTTACTTGATACACtgtaaaccatagggtactaaagtgagaaagtgtgaaaccgcaggggctaacttgatacattttaaaccacagggtactaaagtgagaaagtgtgaaaccacaagaggggtatttgaagttttctcaatCAAGAATACAAAACAAGCAATTGTAATAACTAGCAGCCAACATTGacaattttttaagataaacAAACCATTAGATAGTCTTTTGGCATCATAATGATGTAATTGGAAAAATCCATGAAACCACCATTTCCACTTGCATCAGATCCTATAATCTAAGCATTGAGCCTCTATTTTCATATTAATCTACCAAATTTATTGATGACTTGGAACCCTCTCTAGAAGGGATATTTAACTGGGTTAGTTAAAGCGGCTTGCTGGCgcagagaaggagagaaggggGTTTATGCTTGAGATCGTTTAGCAATTCCAAACTATTTTTGCAATTAGGGGTCATATGCATGTTACTCAGGCTAGCGCACTGAAGAATTGAAATTATTTCCATTCAACCGAACACAATAAAGAGAAATTCACAACAGTGGAAAACAAAAGTAATTGATATGCATGTTCAAGTTGGGAGATCTATTTGGGCGTGATCCCTTTTTTGAGGCGCTTGAGGTGCTTAGCTAACCATTAACCCTCCCCTGTTgtgaaataaacaaagaaagaaagaaaaaaggctTTTAAGATCTTACACTTAACCTCTCACTGTTTGTGCAATTTGTAACTTGTTTTCATCATTGCTTTGTGAGAATATGGTGCTGAAAATATTTGACAcgacttatttaattttaaagtttggcaaataaataaataaatattataaaataaagtttaatattaagTAAATAGAATTTGGCTAGCGTAAGATGAGGCATGCACAAAGCACTTTACTAGAGAGGCAATTGCCCCTCCATGGCGAGGGTACCTGGCAAATCGATGTAGCGATACTACTCTCCTGGAACTCCTGAATCTCCTCTGTTGATACGGCTTAAAAGAAGTGCTAATTGGGTTGTATTCCGGCTTTAGGGGGTCTCAGTTGTCTAAATCTTGATATAAAATTGAAGAAAGTATATTTATACTAGCAAAGAAGATGAAAGAGTTTTTTGGATGAAGAGGTGAAGGCTTTCTGCCTCCATAGGCCTCTCCAATCTCCAATCAATAATGGTTTAAAAGATGTTAACGTTGAAATATACTTCTTGTTCATTATGCTGGCTTGAATTAAGGAGTAATACCCTCTAATATTCCTCCATTATTTTAAGCTATTGCCCCGGCCATGTATTAGATTGCATGCTTGGTTCAAAAGATTATCCTGGCTAATAAATAGCTTGAAAGCCTTTCTTCATCAGACAGAGATGTAGTACATGGGCCAGAGTATCCTACGTTCCACAAAACAAGATTGAATTTGGAGAGAAGAGGGAACATTTTTGGCCATTGAGAAGTATGATGTGTTTGAGAATGAGGTGTTATATGTTCTTGTATGGTACACTAGTGGAACAATGATAGAAGGGGATCAAGTTAACAAAGTGAACCAATATTGAGGGGGTTGagtgtttttctttcttttagcctgtttttatagtattaagttgaaatgcttctaatagcaccaaggaATTGGTGTTTGTgagtttttagctcttggatccAAGACTTTGGCCATCGGATTGGAAGTTAAAAATGGTGGCTAATAATAGGCTGCCTATTGTGCATGACCCGAGGGCCAAAAAGTTagatccaagggccaaaaaatgacaagcaccaaatgcttggtgccaTTAGAAGCATACAAGCCAAACTCATATTTATATATCGGTTATGTTATGTATTTATCATATTCGTATCTAAATAACATATACCGCATAGTTGGTAACAAAGTAGTAAACACCCTCTGTGAACTCATCCCTACTAAATTATCTAGATATCTTCTGAGCTTATTCATAATCACCATTTTTAAGTCTCATTAGTACATGTATACCTTCTATGGCGTGACTATTAACTCTTCTTTACTTTGCACTTCACAAGGATGTAATGAGGAGATggtcctcttcttttttttttcttttttttttttctttttttgaggaaTTTACATCCAAATCATCGGATCAGTGTGAGTATAAAAAGATTCCTATTTACAAACTAGACTCTTGAATGTTAGATAAGAAAAAGCTTTTCTATTGCTATCAAAAGCCATTTAAAGTTTACTATTTCTTTTGTCTCCTTCCAATAATGAGAATATGTGGCCTTTCCAGATTTTTTGCTGTCTAGCGGATCAAATTGATCGCAATTGCTGCAAGATCATTCTCCAAGATCTTTCCTATTTCTTTGAGCTTATATATCAGAAATGCTGATTTACTGCAGGTCAATAAGAACAAGTCAAGAGTTgcaaaataaattgaatttggAAGGAGGGGGCGAAACAAATGAACATTGTTTCTCATTTATCGAGCTTCTGATTCTTATTTTCCAATCAGCACTGCAATGCATAAACCAGTAGAAAGGTCATGTTTAAATTAGAGTATAATATGTTTACATAAATGCATAGTAGCAATAATTGAACTTACAATTATAGTTTGTGTATTATAAAGCTTAATGCCaggctttttttgcaattggccccctggaaaaaattaattttaaaaatagcccaagtaattttatatttgcaaaaatggccctagcTCTGCTATGCAGGCGTCACGTTAGCGCCATGCGGGCAGGACTGGGTTAAGAtagttaagttgaatacggtgaattaTTCATTGTGTCTAAACagggtgaatggttcaccgtgtttactATGTGACTTACAGCAATACTGGTGGACTTGGTGGATATACGAAGGGCGCAGACTTAGTGGATATACGAAGGGCGGGGGTAATACATTAAACATGGGAAACCGTttaccgtgtctagacacgggGAACAGCTCACCGTGTtgagacacggtgaatggttcaccgtgttcagtaGAGTTACAGCACACTTACAATTAGCTTTGCACAATAAACGACTGAAATGCAACATCAACAACACAACAACAAATTCAATATAACAATACAAGAAATTCAACATCAACAATACAATAACAAATCCAACACAACAATAAATCCAACAGAACATCAATAGACACGGATACCATATCATCACAAcagaatatcaaaaattaaaacaagTTTTTCAACAATATAGAAAGTTcgatgtaatttaaaatttacaaaaatataatgtCATGTTCTCCTCTTAGTCCCTCGACCACGTCTACCTACACATCCCCTACCACGACCGCGACCGCGACCACGATCAACAGCATGCTCATCAAAAAGGCTTTATGATCTCTAACTAATTGAGATGTTCGATAACAGCACCCTCAATAACTGGCTGAGTGTTCTGCGTCTCGACCACCCGTCTGATCTCGTGCTCTATCATAGCAGGTGTCGGTAGTATGTCTGGTcgtggaggagctgaagaggagggctgatcTGTATGGAGAGACTGTAACTGCCGTCGGCACGTACGATAAACAATATCAACTGGTCGAGATGGATCCTCTGGTACTGGTGCTAGTACTGGTGCTGGTACTGTGTCTGGATGATAAGGTGGCTCCTTTATCGGTGAAGATGGTCTCGGTGGACTATACAATGGTATATGGCCCGACATCGATGATCCACCATGTTCTGCTGGCCATGGAGGTACAGTGTGTGAAAGCGTAGGTAAAGTCTCCAAAATTGATTCCATTTGATCGGCAACCTGTGATAGAGCTTCTAATACTCCACCATATAGAATGTCTAGTAGGACACGTCTAATTGTATAATGTAATCTCTGCACGATATCAAgctgaaataaaaatactatcATAAAGATTACACTAAActttctttataaataaaaataaatataaagagatattatatattaaaatcataCCAATACTCTCTCGACGTGACCACATGGCTGATACGCGAGGGGTGTCTGCTGTACTGGCCTAGATATCCACCTTTTGGTGATCCTCCAATACCATTGCATGTAAACAGTGGTAGCTCGTATAGTATCTGGATCTATCTCAGGGTCCACTTCTACTATATCCATCAATCTATCATCCCAACGCTGAATATATGAAGCATGATACGCCGCCCAATTTTTATCTGCTCTACCTCATGAAGTGATGCGAGATATGGCAAATACTGCTTCATGTATATGCTGTAACAGACTAAACTGCCGAAACACACGATCTGGAAGAAGCAGCTCAATAATATTGAAGCAGACTAAGGTGAGTCCTAAATCGCCAAAGCTGGAAGCCCGCTAGACAAAAAGGTGAGAGCGCCTCTAATACTGTATCTATTTAAGGCCTCCATGTaatctattgtgaaaaatacatatgCTTACTTACCCAAATGTTTAAAATATAGTGTGCAGTTATAATAAGATTGAGTTACTTTCATTTACTTAAGACTCTAGTTGTTGATCAAGCTGATCACGATAAAACTCAATATCAGTAGTCCTGACATTGTCCCGAGAAACTAGCCTAGTATGCCACTTAAttcatttatattatattagtcATGATTAAATAGTATACAGAaaacttaaaatgaaaaaaattcttACCTACACCCTAGTGGCATGTTGACAAGCTTAGACTGCGGT
Coding sequences:
- the LOC109722575 gene encoding uncharacterized protein LOC109722575, encoding MSSATSPSPLPRPESSDLAEAAPPPSSPLGQGDVETQALLLYYASEGRDVVGGGDITSDDVAMVAIENKGGRVYRNNDCFDNIYLPHRTGNYTSNERYGASVIPREDPNCCPPTPIQAVVSVSQNGRLKHFGLWHHLPDGRCGEAEERRTGRMILRSAVASPPLLPPPAVRGRPAPSVGRRKTAPSVVACGNHDLTRTQELRTQIHQLHSEAELIRSKANNARLRLMRLSETAENLKRRAAMSVLAGKEGDARELLVQKKKLMQALEKSKSRIEVLDKLSAKINEAISLKESKLIEHVAMQREITQKDSSHQIRYAPTKSHVGEVADKAKDSLAAILQSAENYSVEVRSHSANIAANFEKQDFDASENSTDSDIDNVVGSLTGLSSYRDLLEQIDTQLHVVVSNIEEFMSTELSIQSDQNQMKDQLQKLSEILNNVLCIRGRIATIMQTLTDSS